The Cylindrospermum stagnale PCC 7417 genome segment ACTACCATCGTTTTCATCTTTGTAGAACCAGTTATTACCACTACGGTTGTAGATTACATCCAAGATGACATACATCAGGCGATCGTGGGCAGCATCGATCAAATCTCTTAAATCTTGGCGAGTCCCAAAGCGGGGGTCAATATCCAAAAAGTTTTGAATACCGTAGCCGTGGTAGGTTTCTAGTTCAGGACGTTGTCGCCAAGGTGGGTTAATCAACAGCGTTGTTACGCCTAGGCGTTGCAAGTAGTCTAATTTATTCTTAATTCCCCTGAGAGTGCCACCGACAAACTTTGTACCTGCTGCCATCCAGTCTGCTTTGTGTTTAACCTTGTATCTTAAAGGGTTGGTGGGGTCAAAAAGTTCCCGTTCAGCTTCATTATCATCACTAAATCTATCTGGTATTAGCTGGTACAAAAATTGGTCTCGCCAACTAACAGGACTCAGTTGAACCCTCCCGCGCGGTTTTAGGTCGGCTTCGGAGAGTTTTCGGGGTGCAAATTCTTCAACTTTAGCCATGAGGACTTACACATTGATAAAAAACTAGAATCAGCACTATCAATTTTTGAAGAAACTAATTCCTGTTTTCATGAATCCCCAGAGGGATTTAGATGGACAGACAAGGCTTGCATGCCTGTCCTACGGGATGATTTATTCCTTGGTATTTCCTAAGGTGACTGATTTAACGCCCACTTCAACCACTGCCCAAAGGAACTTATAACATTTAAACGCTGGACTCCTGGCGCACGGGCGGTGGCGAGTCCATCGACGGCGACTAGGGCGGCATACTGCAAGCCGAGGAAACTATCAACGGCTGCATAGGGGCCACCGAGAGTAATTGCCCCGGCTGCATACATCTGCCCTTTACCACTACGCATTTCTGCTAATTCAAAATTGTTTGCTACTACTAACCGCCCTAGATAATTTAGGGGTAGGTTGTAATGTTTGACTAAGTCTAACAGTAGGGGACTGGCATCTACTTTGGCATCTAGTCCGGTGGCATCAATAATAAAGTCAGCGGCTAGATTCATTTCCCCAAAACCTTTTTCTTGGATACGGGTAATTGTGCGGTTTTGGGCATCTCGTTCTACTCCTAAGACCTCACCAAAAGCAATTTGATACCAGCCTTCTTTTAAACCTTGTTCGGTGATGCGTTGCCAGTCTTGACGGTCTGCTGTAGTTGTGCCGCCCCAGTCTGCTAGTAAGCTTTTGCGTTCTTCGGGAGTTGCTTTTTCTAACATTGCCCGGAGTTCACCACCCCAACAGGCTTTTGGCCAGTTGAAGGGTTGAAATTCGTAATGATTTTTGACTAGACGTTGGGCTTTTTGAAATTTGTTGCCTTGGGGTTTAGGCGATCGCATTAAATGCAAAACTGTAATCTGGCGGTTTTGTTGTCTAGCCTGATAAATCCGCTGGAAAATTCGCGAAGCCACAATACCCCGCCCCCGAATCAATACAGTCCCACCCTGTGCCTCTAATTGTTGATAAACATGATCGTGCGTTTCATAAGCATTGACAACGGTCTTAAAATCTTGATATTTTTCGCGATAAGCCTGCAAATCTGGGAGAAATTGAATTGCTGGATACCCGGTAGCTAAATGTAAATAACGAGTAACGACAAAAGCATGATTTCCGCCTCCCTGACGAGAATAGGCGACACAATACCTACCATCATCAGTTTTGCGAATTGATCTAACTCGCCCATAACGATAAATTTGATTCCAGCCAATGCGCTGCGCCTCTCGATCTATGGAATCAAAAACGTTAGCTGCACGGGGTGTATAAGTTTCGATAAAAGTTGGCTCAGAAAAAACTTGCCACAAATACTTAAACGCTGAGTTCATCTGACCTTTCGTGAAATCACGCCAAGATTCCCGCAAGGCATAACTAGGCCAGCCCCAAATATTATCAGGACAGGAGTCAGAATTAGAGCGCAATCTTTCCTGTAAGGGAATTTGCGAATTTAGACAAAGGCGCTTATAACGTGCATAAGGTTCCGCCTCTAATCCCATAGCCAAAATCTTGTCAGCACGGACGCCACTAATTCGCAGTAAATCAACCCAGACAAAACTACCAAGTCCCGCCCCAATTGCGAGATAATCACATTCATCCACGGGTAAGCCTGTAGCATGAAGCACTTGTACAGAGACATTTTCTGCCTGAAATGCTGGTGGGGGAAAATTGCCGCCTAGGGGCGTTGCTGGACGGGCTGGCGCTAAACTGGGGTCTGGGAGATTGGTATTGGGGTTAAACTGAATTATTGAGGGAGGGCTAATGGCTTGTGTGGCGGCGTTGACACCAAACGTCACCATGATTATGTAGGGGCCAATTTGTAACGTATCGCCATTAGCCAAAACACTGCGCGTTTGCCGTTGACCGTTGACAACTACACCATTAACACTACCTTGATCAATCACTATCGGCTGATTTTGTTCCCAGTCAATTAGGGCATGATAGCGAGAGACTTCGTTACTATTCAGCAGCATTCGCGAAACACGCTGTCCCCTGAGTTCAACGGGTAAACGGGCGAATTCTCGGCCAAATGCGATCGGCACACTCAAATTTGGTTCTCGCCGTTCTCCGGTTGCTGGATCTTCCCAACTTAATTGAATTTGGTTAGTCATTGGTCAAACAGGTCATTGGTTTTCAGCACTCAATTACTGGGTGCTACCAGTACACTGGCTGCTGCTGCTAAAGATGTACCACACCAAGTACAGCCTATTTGCAGATTTTCAGCCGGGGAAACTTTATGACATCTGGGACACTCTAAGGCATAAACTCCTCGCGGATGTGTTGGGGATGACTGTTGATGGTGGTGATGTCCTAGATTTATTTGCGGCTGAATCTGGGCTGCGGGTGACGGTGGTGTCAAAATTGTTGCCGGAATGCTGTTGATGGTCACAGCAGTAACTTGGAGTTTCATTTGTCCTAAATAGATTAAGCTGCCCTCACTAAGAGGTATTTCACCTTGGACTAGTTGCTTTCCATCTACAAGGGGGGGATTTGGCGATCGCAAATTTCTAATATAAAAGCATTGCTGTTGGTTGTGAAAAAAGATTTCCACATGCAGACCAGATACAGTCGGGTTAGTCACAACAATATCGCACTGTCGTGGATCACGACCGATGCGGACAGTGCCAAGATTTTTGCTTGGCTGTTGTTCGTATATATTCTGTATTTTATTTTGACCTGCATCGTGCCACTGTAAAGTTAGTGCGTTCATTCTTCTAACTATAGGTAAATCGTGTTTAGCTACTTCAACTCCTGTCTGTGCGATTCCTAACACGATTGAGCAGTGGCCAGCAAGTCTTGAGAAGAAACTTCAAAAAATAATTATCTCGCAGACGCTAATCTATCAGCAATACGCGTAGTTTCTGGCAGGCGATATTTTAGCGTGCAGCGCAATACGTAATCAATCGCCGTCGGTAGGCTGATTCGATGGCCACTAGAGACATACACAGGTTTCACCCCCGTGCGCGTCCGTAAAACTGCCCCAATCTTGTCACCTTGATGTATCAACGGTTGCCAGCTACCTTTCGTATCTGGTAATTCCTCATGCTTGCCAATTAGCAACGATTTTGCTACGCCAATTGTCGGCATATCCAGCAACAAACCTAGATGGCAAGCTATCCCAAATCTGCGGGGATGAGCAATTCCCTGACCATCACACAGAATAATATGTGGTGTAATTTTAATTTTTTCTAAAGCATCGAGAACAGCGGGGATTTCCCGAAAGGACAGGAAACCAGGAATGTAGGGAAAAGTTGTGGGACGGTATGCTAGGCTTGTCTCCACCACTTGCAAATCGGGAAAACTCAGCACTGCTACAGCTGCACGGCTAACTGTACCATCTTCGAGAAAACCCATATCCACACCGGCAACATACTGGACAGGTTCTTTCAGTTGATCTGTGGTGATTACCTGTGTTTGCAGGCTTTCTTGGATAGCTATGGCTTCCTGTAGTGTCGAGGGCCAAGCATGAGGTTGATAAATTTTCATGTTTAAATTGGGAATTAAAAAAATTCGGTTCCGAAATGGTTGCTGGTAACTGTGTAGCTACAGATATCTTTAATTTTAAAGACAATGTAACCCTTTGCTAACATACAAATACTAAATTTATTTGTAGTTTGCCCAATATTAGCAATCGGTTAACTATAGCTTACTTACAAAAATCTAAACATGCGTAACACCAGCATAAATTTTGGCAATAATTTTCAGTTCAGTTTTTATATCGTCGGGGGAATATTGTTAATATTTGCAATATTTCTCCGTCCCTTTACTATAGTTAACGCTGGGGAACGGGGCGTAATCATGAAATTTGGCAAAGTCCAGGATCAAGTTTTAGATGAAGGCATCCACCCAATTATGCCCATTGTCACATCGGTTAAAAAACTCAGTGTGCGTGTAAAACAAAATAGCTTTAATTCTGATGCTGCTTCCAAAGACCTCCAAAAAATCACAACAGAACTCGCTGTCAACTGGCACATTGATCCAATCGAGGTAAATAAGGTTTTTCAAAGAGTTGGAGATCAAGAACAAATCATTACAGGAATAATTACCCCTGCTGTATCTGAGGTTTTGAAAGCAGCAACCTCAAAACAAACAGCAGAAGAAATCATCACCAAGAGAACGGAACTCAAAGAAGAAATTGATAAGAATCTCAAAACCAGGTTAGCAGCTTACGGGTTGATAGTTGATGATGTTTCACTAGTAAATTTTGCCTTTTCTCCAGAGTTTGCTAAAGCAATTGAATCTAAACAAATAGCTGAACAAGAAGCAAAACAAGCAGGATTTATTGCTCAAAAAGCTACTCAAGAAGCTCAAGCAGATGTCAACCGAGCTAAAGGTCAAGCTGAAGCACAAAGATTACAGCGGCTAACTTTAACACCAGATTTATTGCAAAAGCAAGCAATAGAAAAATGGGATGGGCGCTTTCCAATGGTAATGGGTGGTAATGGCGCCGTACCATTGATTAATATTAATCCTGATAATTTAGCCAGTGCCGAAAAGAAAAATTAGTTTTTGGTAATGTAGCAGGGGTAATAATTTTCTATTTTGCCCATGTTATAGTAGCCCTGAATCACCCATGAAAATTTTTATTTTTTCTCTCTGTGTCCTCTGCATAGTTTAGGACAGTCAGTGAGATACACCGAGCTTCAACACTGGAGAATTCATTATGTTGCGGAAAATGTCGTCTGCTATAAGCGTAATTTCTAGCTCAATAGCAGTAGGATTTTTATTTAGTGCTAATGCGTACGGAAACCAACAATTAGTTAATACTCTTAATGCCGAAATTAACTCTGGCAATCAAGCTCTAGACTACTTAATTCAAGATGTGTGTGTGGACGCTTGAGACTATCCGGTTCTCGGAGACCCTGCGGTTTGCTCTGACCACAGGAATATTCAGATAGGTGAAAAGGTTCCTTATCTGATTACAGACAAGGATACAGCAAACGAAAACGCGACCTATCAGGCGCTTTTTAGCTACCCCGTGCCAGGAACTGATGGAGTCCTGAAAATCGTGGTCTCCAAAAACATGCAGGGTAACTTTAATCCATCTTTTCAATACAACTTTCTCCAGTCGCGCGACGGCTATGATTTAATCGACACTTCTGGATCATATATTTCGGCAATTAGAACGTCAGACCCTGGTTGCTACGAGCAAAAGTTCGCTCTTAATTCAGTCCAGCGAACAAATGGATGGATATTCTTTGCACCGGGTGGCGGTGCTGGAAGCAAGCTTCACAACATAATACTCACTAGGCTAGATCCCGCTCCGCCGTCTCCGTGTATTGCAGCTAATACAGTTAACGGAGTTTACCAATCCGTAAGCCAAGTGACGGACAATTCCGTTCAAGATATCTGGCATTCTCCAACGGCTATTTCATTTGAATCAGGAAAGCAGTTGCAATCAATCGTTACCTATCACGTGGCTAATTATGATCTGACCCGGCAGAATAATGCTATTGAGCGATTCTTTTTTACCCGTGAATATGGATTTACTCGATGGGAGGCATGGATTCCTCTTTCTCGCTGCACAAGCGAAAATGGGGCAAATTCCCCGGTATGTAATCCATACAGTCCGCAAAATTTACTCAAAGGGCGGTGTGAAGTGAGCAACCCTATTCCCGGAACTAGTATCTGGGGCAATCAGCAGTGGGTTCGCGTAGACTGTCGGGACAGCACTAACTATATCGCTCTTTCTAATCCCGTTATTCCGCTCACTTCCACAATGGCGCGAACGAATAATCTCCTGGACGTAGATTCCGACTCAGTCTTCGCAGCACAGCCTGTTGTTTCTTGGAACGTTCAAGGCGCGGGCAGCTATCACGTAGCAGGAAATGATAATTTCACGGGTTGGGAGATTGCTGCTAATAGTCAGTACAATGTACTCACCTATGGATCATATGTGCAGGGGTTGCCGGTTGGAACTTCGTATGCGCGATAGAGATGGTAATGATGACGACGTGCCACCGATAAAATATGCTTACTTACATTGCATAATCTTGCCGAGATGGGGTGATAAATCTATAAATAGATGCCCTCCGAGAAGTTGATATCCCCCTGACTACAGGGGGTTTTTACTAGATAAAACGGACGGAGGAACTGGGTTTATTGGCATAATGTCTAGCTAAATCTAGCGCTATAAAGTCTCTATTAGGATTTTTTCTTTGATGCTTCGGATTCTCGGCTCAATAATATCTGCGTTAACGCCGTAATTTTTAGCCGCTTGAGACATATTCAACTTTAACAAATTATCATCACCCAAATCTTGAATATTTTTAGGCTTAGATGGTGATATATGCAGAACTTTGATAATTTCTGATGCTATCGCTTTAGCTAATAACGGTGGCACAGAATTACCAATTTGGCGAAAACCATGCCATTTTGTCACATGAAATCTAAACCAGTCTGGATAAGAATGTAAACGCGCAGCTTCCCTGACAGTGATACATCTGGGAATATCTGGGTGAATCGGCCGAGGAGAAGTAAATGAGCCTCTATTACTAGCAGTTCCCGCTCTAAGTGTATTACAAATACCTTTAGGGTCAAGTTTATGTAAGCGGCTGATAGGTTCTATTTTACCAGGTAAAGTAGACGCGAATCTTTTAATTGATTCTTCAGTATGGAATGTTCTTAAACTAGATGTGAGGATTCTAGAATTAGATTGACGTTGATAAGAATAGTTATTGGATTTAAAGTAAATATTATTAATTTTTTTCACATAATTGCTTGGGTGACCAAAATCTGCAACTACCCAGTCTTGTTCATATAGTTCTGAATAATTTTCAATGACAGGCAGTCCTTGAAAAGCTTTGCTAACTGTAGGGCTTAATGGGAGGTTATTACTTTTAGCTATCTTTTTTTTAGCAGGTTTAGAAGTTGGTAAAGGATAATTTGGTAATTCTAAATCTTGACGACAAGCCAACAAAAATAATCGCTCACGATTTTGAGGTACTCCATATTCTGCTGCATTTAAAATTTTGTAATTTTTGAGAACTTGATAACCGTTTTCTTCAAATTTATAAATGATTTCTAAAATAAACTCCTGGTGTTTTCCTACAGTCATCCCTTTAACGTTTTCTAAAACTACAAACTTGGGTTGTAACTCTAGAACTAAACGGATATAATGATCAACTAAACCGTTTCGCGGATCATCCAAATTCCGTTTACCTATTAAGGAAAAACCTTGACATGGTGGTCCACCAAATACGACATCAATTTCTTGCTCGCCAATATCAGAGAAACTTCTAATTTCTTCGCTGGTAATTTCTACAATACTTTTACAAAAAATCTTCCAAAATGGAAAATTAAATTGGTGGGTTGCACAATGAATTGGGTCGATTTCAACAGATGCTAATACATCAAAACCCGCTTGCTCAAAACCGAGAGTCATTCCCCCAGCGCCGGCAAATAAATCGACGGCTATTGGTCTTTTCTGAGCATTATTTCGTCGTGATAAATTTGTGCCTTTTCCCAACTGCAAATCTAAAGGCTCTAACTGGGTAGCATTTGCAGAATTTCCTGGGCGGCGCGATCGCATACTCCTACTTCTCCCAAACACTGCCGCATTTCCTGATAATCTGCCAACGTTTGCTCTCTCCGACTGGGATTGAGTAGCAATTCCATTGCCGCTTGGGTAATATTTTCTGGTGTGGCTTGCTCTTGTAAGAACTCTGGCACAATTGGCCTCATCAGTACTAAATTGGGCGGTGAGGCAAAGGGAATAGAACCTTTGAGGATGTTACGGGCAAACCAAGCCGTAATTGGGCTTAGGCGGTAAACTACGACTTGGGGCACATTGAACAGAGCCAGTTCTAAGTTGACAGTACCAGATTTAGTAATGGCAAAATCAACAGCGGCAAAAACTTCTTTTTGTTGATCTAATATCACTGTAGCTCGTAGACCGTAATGCTGGATCGCCTCCTCAATTGGCTGTCTGTAGATTTCTAAAGATAGGGGAATCCAAAAATGAACTTCAGGTAATTTACTTTGAATAGTTTGGGCAGCTTGGAAAATTACTGGTAATAAATATTTTATTTCTTGGTGGCGAGAAGCGGGCAAAAGAGCGATCGCCATTTGGTCTGGCTCAATTCCCAATTGAGCGCGGGCTGCTTGACGACTGGGAGCTTTCTCCATCCGGTCAACAAGAGGATGTCCCACCCAACTAACATTAGCGCCATTTTTTTGATAATAACGGGCTTCTTCGGGAAAGATTGCCAACAACTTGTCTGTAAAACTGACAATGCGGGTAGTGTTATCTACATTCATCGACCAAACCCACTCTTGAGGCGCGATGTAATAGGCCACAGGCACTTGGGGCAAATGCCGTCGCATATAGTTGCCAATACCAATATTTGGCCCCATATAGTCAATTAGTACCACTAAATCAGGGGGATTTTGCTTTAGGGATGCGATCGCCACTCGTTGTACTTGGAGAGTTGGCAAAATATAAGGCAGGGATTCGATCAGACCCATTGAACCAATACCACTAGTATGACCCAAAATGGTTGCCCCCGCCTCTGCCATTTTGTCACCACCTAGAGCCACAATCTCTAACTCTAATCCAGCAGCTACAGCTTGACGCTGTAGCGCTGTAATTAGTAGCGACCCTTGCAAATCGCCAGAAACTTCGCCAGTGCTGATAAATATCCGCATTTACTCACAGAAAATAGAAAATAAGGAATAGGTAATGACGAATGAAGAATAGTAAATCAATTCAACATTCATAACTCATAATTCAAGACTCATCACTTACACCTTTTTTCCCCTTTCCGGGAACCAAACCACGCCTTCCTGGCATTTGGGATAGTAGCAGAAAGCGACGCAGATGCTGTAATTCTGTGGTATCCCCTAGCTGTTCCAGTTCTTCCAAAGCTTGCTTAAAAGTTAAGTTAGAGCGGTAGAGAATGCGGAAAGCTTTTTTCAGAATTTGGAAGTCCCCTGAGTCCATACCAGAGCGTTTAAGTCCCACCAAGTTGAGGGTTCTAATCAGCGCCGGATTTCCCTCCACTAGCATGTATGGGGGCACATCCCGGTCAATGCGTGCCATACCTCCCACCATTGCCATACCACCGATATGTACAAATTGATGGACACCTAAAACCCCACTCAGTCTAGCGCGTGACTCTATGTGAACATGACCCGCCAACGCCACAGAGTTGGCAATTACCACAGAGTCTTCAATCACGCAGTTATGGCCCACATGGACATAAGCCATCAACAAGTTACCGTCACCAATTACAGTCGCTTCACCGCCGCCAGTAGCGCGGTTAATGGTAACGTACTCACGAATCAAATTATTGTTGCCAATTTTGACCCAGGTAGGTTCTCCCACATATTTGAGATCCTGGGGTTCCATGCCGATAGCTGCACCCGGAAAAATCTGATTTCGCGCCCCAATTTCACACGGGCCTTCTAGCACGACGTGAGCACCAATTACAGTTTCAGAGCCGATTTTGACATGCGCTCCAATCACAGCATAGGCACCGACTTGCACTGTTGGATGGACTTCCGAGTTAGGATGAATTACAGCAGTTGGATGAATAAGCGTCTTCAAGGGTGAATCTCCAGAACTGTCTTGAGGGGCCAGTGCCGTGCTCATAGCGTGAGTTGAGGCGACTGGCATTGCTGTGTATTAAATATTCAGTGTCCGAAAGTGTCGGGCAAAGTAAGTGAGCGTGTGAGGGCGTCGAAAATCAAGAAATTATCAAATGCTCTTGTGGCTTGTTGGTTTTACTGCTATGTTTTGGCAGTCCATCGGTTGGGCTACTTCACGGCTATGCCCACACCACGCAAGCAAATTAATTATTAGCTAACTAGAGAAAACATAAGTTCGCCTTCAGCAGCTAGCTGACCATCAACTTCGGCGCGAGCTCGAATTTTACTGAAACGACGTTGTTTTATCCACAACAGTTCCACGGTCATCACTAGCTGATCTCCCGGTACCACTTGGCGACGGAAGCGGACTTTATCGATTCCGGCAAAAACGAACAGTCCACCTTCACTATCAGGCATTTGGATCATGACTATACCCCCGACTTGTGCCATTGCTTCGACAATTAGCACTCCCGGCATTAGTGGACGTCCTGGAAAATGCCCTTGAAAATGGGGTTCATTGAATGTGACATTTTTAATACCCACCGCTCGTTTACCGGGTACGTAATCAATAACCCGGTCTACAAGTAAAAAAGGGTATCGGTGGGGTAGGAGTTGCTGAATTTCTTCAGATGTGAAAGTCGTTTTAATTTCAGATATAAGCGTATTTTCATTATTTCCCTGAGGTGTAGTAGATTCTGGTGTAGTCTCGTCGATGGAATTGGCAGTGGGAATTGACATTGGTAGTGTAGTTGATTTGCAATCTGGAAATTGAGTAGGCTGGTGTTGAAACTGCTACAGGATATTAAATTTTAGATCGAATCTAAAATCTTTTGGGCTAGTTGAATGTGTAAATTGTGACTAGCCTTATACATTATGAAATGAGCTAGGGGGAAAGTTCCCAATAAACTCAAATCTCCTACTAAATCCAAGATTTTATGACGTACTGGCTCATTTGCAAATCTTAATGGCGGATTTAACCAACCTTCATTCCCACAAATGAGTGCATTATCCAAACTGCCACCTTTGATTAATCCTGACTGTTGCAGATATTCAATTTGGTGCAGTAAACCAAAAGTACGAGCGGGAGCAATGGACGCAGCAAAGCTAGCAGAGGTATTTTCTAAATCGCCAGTTAGTGACCAACTGTGCCATTGATTACCAATAGCGGATAACTCAAAGTCAATACCATAGCTAAAGCGGGTTTCTGGTGCTGGGAGGGCGCAGGCAAAAGCATCACCTTGATAGACCCATAAAGGCTGCTGAATAGCCAAAGGTACTTTGTCACTGGTGACTGGTTGTGAAACTAAGCCAACTTGGGCGATGCTGTCTGTCCAAAGCATTGCTGAACCGTCTAAAAGCGGCACTTCTGGCCCATCGATTTCAATGCGAGCGTTATCCACACCCATCCCTACCAGGGCCGCCAACAAATGCTCCACTGTACGAACGCAGACCTCACCTTTACCCAACTGAGTTGATAGAACAGTCTGACTAACCGCCGTGACTTGGGCGGGAATAATTGGCAAGTCTGGCAAATCCACCCGCACAAAGTAGCGCCCACTTCCCACGTAGGCTGGTAGTATCCGTACGTGGGTACTCACACCGCTATGCAGTCCCACGCCTGTTTGGGTGATTTCCGCAGCTAAGGTGTGCTGTTGCATAGGTGGAAATTCAAGATATTAAGGTTAGTATTGTTCATGTTCAGTTTTTGGTAAAAACCCTGATCTACCCTCAAAAATGTCACTAATCCCTTTATGGGAATAGTATTAGGGCAAAAGTAAAAATTAGCAAGTCAATAAGAAAATAGATTAGTCAAAAGTCAAGAGTACAAAGCGTTCGCGCAGCGTCTCAAGGAGAAGCGTTCTGACTAATGACTAACTTAAAACCTTTCGCCAATACCAAAATTAATGCGGCTGTCGCCATCGTCGTTAAGTCCGTAGTCTATGCGAATTGGCCCAAGCGGGGACTGCACGCGCACACCGAGACCATATCCGTAGCCACTACCGTTTTTGTTCAACACTTCGGCTGTTTTGGTACTAGTTCCTAGGTCACTACCAATATCAAAAAATAGTGCGCCGCTGACTACGGAGAAGACAGGGAAGCGATACTCAACAGATGCTTGCACATAACTGCGTCCACTGCCTAATCCTCCTTCTTCATAGCCCCGTACAGAATTGCTACCACCAATGGTGAAGGCTTCGTAGGGAGGTAAATCACCGAGGACAGTGCCCCCTTGCAAGTTAAAGGCTAGGGTTTGTGGTTTTTTCCCGATAAATTTTACGGGGAAATATTGGCTGTAGTTACCCCGTAATCTAGTCAGGAGAATATT includes the following:
- a CDS encoding FHA domain-containing protein, whose amino-acid sequence is MTNQIQLSWEDPATGERREPNLSVPIAFGREFARLPVELRGQRVSRMLLNSNEVSRYHALIDWEQNQPIVIDQGSVNGVVVNGQRQTRSVLANGDTLQIGPYIIMVTFGVNAATQAISPPSIIQFNPNTNLPDPSLAPARPATPLGGNFPPPAFQAENVSVQVLHATGLPVDECDYLAIGAGLGSFVWVDLLRISGVRADKILAMGLEAEPYARYKRLCLNSQIPLQERLRSNSDSCPDNIWGWPSYALRESWRDFTKGQMNSAFKYLWQVFSEPTFIETYTPRAANVFDSIDREAQRIGWNQIYRYGRVRSIRKTDDGRYCVAYSRQGGGNHAFVVTRYLHLATGYPAIQFLPDLQAYREKYQDFKTVVNAYETHDHVYQQLEAQGGTVLIRGRGIVASRIFQRIYQARQQNRQITVLHLMRSPKPQGNKFQKAQRLVKNHYEFQPFNWPKACWGGELRAMLEKATPEERKSLLADWGGTTTADRQDWQRITEQGLKEGWYQIAFGEVLGVERDAQNRTITRIQEKGFGEMNLAADFIIDATGLDAKVDASPLLLDLVKHYNLPLNYLGRLVVANNFELAEMRSGKGQMYAAGAITLGGPYAAVDSFLGLQYAALVAVDGLATARAPGVQRLNVISSFGQWLKWALNQSP
- a CDS encoding FHA domain-containing protein gives rise to the protein MNALTLQWHDAGQNKIQNIYEQQPSKNLGTVRIGRDPRQCDIVVTNPTVSGLHVEIFFHNQQQCFYIRNLRSPNPPLVDGKQLVQGEIPLSEGSLIYLGQMKLQVTAVTINSIPATILTPPSPAAQIQPQINLGHHHHQQSSPTHPRGVYALECPRCHKVSPAENLQIGCTWCGTSLAAAASVLVAPSN
- the nfi gene encoding deoxyribonuclease V (cleaves DNA at apurinic or apyrimidinic sites) is translated as MKIYQPHAWPSTLQEAIAIQESLQTQVITTDQLKEPVQYVAGVDMGFLEDGTVSRAAVAVLSFPDLQVVETSLAYRPTTFPYIPGFLSFREIPAVLDALEKIKITPHIILCDGQGIAHPRRFGIACHLGLLLDMPTIGVAKSLLIGKHEELPDTKGSWQPLIHQGDKIGAVLRTRTGVKPVYVSSGHRISLPTAIDYVLRCTLKYRLPETTRIADRLASAR
- a CDS encoding prohibitin family protein, which encodes MRNTSINFGNNFQFSFYIVGGILLIFAIFLRPFTIVNAGERGVIMKFGKVQDQVLDEGIHPIMPIVTSVKKLSVRVKQNSFNSDAASKDLQKITTELAVNWHIDPIEVNKVFQRVGDQEQIITGIITPAVSEVLKAATSKQTAEEIITKRTELKEEIDKNLKTRLAAYGLIVDDVSLVNFAFSPEFAKAIESKQIAEQEAKQAGFIAQKATQEAQADVNRAKGQAEAQRLQRLTLTPDLLQKQAIEKWDGRFPMVMGGNGAVPLININPDNLASAEKKN
- a CDS encoding DNA cytosine methyltransferase; its protein translation is MRSRRPGNSANATQLEPLDLQLGKGTNLSRRNNAQKRPIAVDLFAGAGGMTLGFEQAGFDVLASVEIDPIHCATHQFNFPFWKIFCKSIVEITSEEIRSFSDIGEQEIDVVFGGPPCQGFSLIGKRNLDDPRNGLVDHYIRLVLELQPKFVVLENVKGMTVGKHQEFILEIIYKFEENGYQVLKNYKILNAAEYGVPQNRERLFLLACRQDLELPNYPLPTSKPAKKKIAKSNNLPLSPTVSKAFQGLPVIENYSELYEQDWVVADFGHPSNYVKKINNIYFKSNNYSYQRQSNSRILTSSLRTFHTEESIKRFASTLPGKIEPISRLHKLDPKGICNTLRAGTASNRGSFTSPRPIHPDIPRCITVREAARLHSYPDWFRFHVTKWHGFRQIGNSVPPLLAKAIASEIIKVLHISPSKPKNIQDLGDDNLLKLNMSQAAKNYGVNADIIEPRIRSIKEKILIETL
- the lpxB gene encoding lipid-A-disaccharide synthase gives rise to the protein MRIFISTGEVSGDLQGSLLITALQRQAVAAGLELEIVALGGDKMAEAGATILGHTSGIGSMGLIESLPYILPTLQVQRVAIASLKQNPPDLVVLIDYMGPNIGIGNYMRRHLPQVPVAYYIAPQEWVWSMNVDNTTRIVSFTDKLLAIFPEEARYYQKNGANVSWVGHPLVDRMEKAPSRQAARAQLGIEPDQMAIALLPASRHQEIKYLLPVIFQAAQTIQSKLPEVHFWIPLSLEIYRQPIEEAIQHYGLRATVILDQQKEVFAAVDFAITKSGTVNLELALFNVPQVVVYRLSPITAWFARNILKGSIPFASPPNLVLMRPIVPEFLQEQATPENITQAAMELLLNPSRREQTLADYQEMRQCLGEVGVCDRAAQEILQMLPS
- the lpxA gene encoding acyl-ACP--UDP-N-acetylglucosamine O-acyltransferase, which gives rise to MKTLIHPTAVIHPNSEVHPTVQVGAYAVIGAHVKIGSETVIGAHVVLEGPCEIGARNQIFPGAAIGMEPQDLKYVGEPTWVKIGNNNLIREYVTINRATGGGEATVIGDGNLLMAYVHVGHNCVIEDSVVIANSVALAGHVHIESRARLSGVLGVHQFVHIGGMAMVGGMARIDRDVPPYMLVEGNPALIRTLNLVGLKRSGMDSGDFQILKKAFRILYRSNLTFKQALEELEQLGDTTELQHLRRFLLLSQMPGRRGLVPGKGKKGVSDES
- the fabZ gene encoding 3-hydroxyacyl-ACP dehydratase FabZ produces the protein MSIPTANSIDETTPESTTPQGNNENTLISEIKTTFTSEEIQQLLPHRYPFLLVDRVIDYVPGKRAVGIKNVTFNEPHFQGHFPGRPLMPGVLIVEAMAQVGGIVMIQMPDSEGGLFVFAGIDKVRFRRQVVPGDQLVMTVELLWIKQRRFSKIRARAEVDGQLAAEGELMFSLVS
- the lpxC gene encoding UDP-3-O-acyl-N-acetylglucosamine deacetylase, with product MQQHTLAAEITQTGVGLHSGVSTHVRILPAYVGSGRYFVRVDLPDLPIIPAQVTAVSQTVLSTQLGKGEVCVRTVEHLLAALVGMGVDNARIEIDGPEVPLLDGSAMLWTDSIAQVGLVSQPVTSDKVPLAIQQPLWVYQGDAFACALPAPETRFSYGIDFELSAIGNQWHSWSLTGDLENTSASFAASIAPARTFGLLHQIEYLQQSGLIKGGSLDNALICGNEGWLNPPLRFANEPVRHKILDLVGDLSLLGTFPLAHFIMYKASHNLHIQLAQKILDSI